GAGACGGCGTCGAGAACTTCTTCACCCGACGCAGTAAGGTGCGCACCCTGGCGCACACTTCGCGGGGTGAAAACGGTTTAGCCACGTAGTCGTCAGCACCAATTTCCAGCCCAAGCAGGCGATCGACCTCTTCACTTCGGGCCGTCAGGAACAGTACAGGTAACGCCGGATGGAGCGCCAGTAACTGGCGGCACAATTCAAAGCCGCTGATATCAGGCAAACCAACATCGAGAATCATGACATCGGGAACCTGCTGGCGAGCTTTATCCAGCACCGGCAAGCCTCGCTCAAAGACCTCGACGGCAAAACCTTCCTGTTGCAACATGTAGACTAGCGTGTCGGCTATCCCTTGCTCATCTTCCACTAACCAGACCGTTTCCC
The nucleotide sequence above comes from Escherichia coli. Encoded proteins:
- the creB gene encoding two-component system response regulator CreB, which gives rise to MQRETVWLVEDEQGIADTLVYMLQQEGFAVEVFERGLPVLDKARQQVPDVMILDVGLPDISGFELCRQLLALHPALPVLFLTARSEEVDRLLGLEIGADDYVAKPFSPREVCARVRTLLRRVKKFSTPSPVIRIGHFELNEPAAQISWFDTPLALTRYEFLLLKTLLKSPGRVWSRQQLMDSVWEDAQDTYDRTVDTHIKTLRAKLRAINPDLSPINTHRGMGYSLRGL